Proteins encoded within one genomic window of Brassica rapa cultivar Chiifu-401-42 chromosome A09, CAAS_Brap_v3.01, whole genome shotgun sequence:
- the LOC103842563 gene encoding chlorophyll synthase, chloroplastic codes for MGALRDSSQSGALGASRGHTTPALFYLALGGSLLSYIYSAPPLKLGIAIVYNFKSVEGDRAMGLQSLLVAFGTEAAKWICVSAIDVTQISVAGM; via the exons A TGGGAGCATTGAGAGATTCATCACAGAGTGGAGCATTGGGAGCATCTCGTG GGCATACCACTCCCGCTTTGTTCTATCTTGCTTTGGGAGGGTCCTTGTTATCTTATATATACTCTGCTCCACCTCTTAAG TTGGGAATAGCGATTGTTTATAACTTCAAAAGTGTTGAAGGAGACAGAGCAATGGGCCTTCAGTCTCTCCTAGTAGCTTTTGGCACTGAGGCTGCAAAATGGATATGCGTTAGTGCTATAGACGTTACTCAGATCTCTGTTGCCGGTATGTAG
- the LOC103842565 gene encoding uncharacterized protein LOC103842565, which yields MNRVDGEREEWRREVNGLFWIERLFLFLVFVFPTYVCGLIVPLILSTTLLALPFFLFFNPNLSSVGPSGIGGFWLFLLDRTTFYLGLEYSKLLVGGFELTFLWRLTLSLSLVIHSIYIADYFLRSHQAVLPPPQSRNVETPIFSDEGDFHKEVEKVNVLVENGKKMMTSMEHMVHSGLETLRKEWREFRDDGKKEMNIQVDIVEHMICSKLETLKDNMRLNVDEIWTGLLDDLRSIVAEDITALRQDSVTDQLDKIYLAIQETAKEAKTTGDKAQETYLAMQETAKEAKTTGDKAQETYLAMQETYKEAQTTADEAQETYLAIQETYKEAKTTADKALETYLIFQEGQNKRRMIRGEDVEGFVELREQVLRMSVEAENAAEEQSRVTGELVDARIQQWEEDNADYLASLPFLYCNQHN from the exons ATGAATAGGGTCGATGGAGAAAGGGAGGAGTGGAGAAGAGAAGTAAATGGTTTGTTCTGGATAGAGCGTTTGTTTCTCTTTCTGGTTTTCGTATTTCCCACATACGTCTGTGGCCTCATCGTCCCTCTCATTCTCTCCACTACTCTTTTGGCTTTAcccttcttcttattcttcaaCCCTAATCTCTCTTCCGTTGGACCCTCT GGTATTGGTGGATTCTGGTTATTTCTATTGGACCGCACCACGTTTTACTTAGGCCTCGAGTATTCCAAACTGTTGGTTGGAGGCTTTGAGCTCACCTTCCTTTGGCGTCTCACCCTTTCCCTCTCCCTCGTGATCCATTCCATCTACATCGCTGACTACTTCCTTAGATCTCATCAAGCCGTACTACCTCCTCCTCAATCTCGCAATGTTGAGACTCCGATTTTCTCCG ATGAAGGTGACTTCCACAAGGAAGTGGAGAAGGTGAATGTTTTAGTAGAAAacgggaagaagatgatgacatCTATGGAGCACATGGTTCACTCAGGTCTTGAAACTCTTAGAAAAGAGTGGAGAGAGTTTCGTGACGATGGGAAGAAGGAGATGAACATACAAGTGGATATCGTGGAGCATATGATCTGCTCAAAGCTTGAAACTCTGAAAGACAACATGCGCCTCAATGTTGATGAGATCTGGACTGGTCTCCTAGATGACCTGAGATCTATAGTCGCCGAGGACATCACAGCTTTGAGACAAGATTCTGTCACCGACCAACTCGACAAGATCTACCTTGCCATCCAAGAAACCGCCAAAGAAGCGAAGACTACAGGTGACAAGGCCCAAGAGACCTACCTTGCCATGCAAGAAACCGCCAAAGAAGCGAAGACTACAGGTGACAAGGCCCAAGAGACCTACCTTGCCATGCAAGAAACCTACAAAGAAGCGCAGACTACAGCCGACGAGGCCCAAGAGACCTACCTTGCCATCCAAGAAACTTACAAAGAAGCGAAGACTACAGCCGACAAAGCCCTTGAGACCTACCTTATCTTCCAAGAAGGCCAAAACAAGAGACGGATGATAAGGGGGGAGGATGTAGAGGGGTTTGTTGAGCTGAGGGAGCAAGTGCTGCGAATGTCGGTGGAAGCGGAGAACGCAGCGGAGGAGCAGTCTCGTGTAACAGGAGAGTTGGTGGATGCCCGGATTCAGCAATGGGAGGAGGACAATGCCGACTATCTTGCCTCCCTCCCGTTCTTGTATTGCAATCagcataattaa
- the LOC103842566 gene encoding mediator of DNA damage checkpoint protein 1 isoform X2, with protein MELVSGKVIQGCSNAGNPFHECTAICLDKLNSVDHVYKKEKKLFGFGKRTPSRDTPPGSPARGSRSPLPSFFAAKKKVESNSPSSTDHTNNNFFSRLSPLHGLPSQLKNETATSVDSLPMSPTLAGYLGGDYFARKRGGEDDDMYSPRPFGIRPKTPEHPLRTPQHRPRTPQRVSDTRPWAHQEDPISLETRPKTPIHESSAIGRRPQTPETRKQTAQHRGRSTEFMARSPGPRSKTPEPQPTYFEPSSRTPKMRSKTPEPSTRVPQTQPISHRSLDSAETRPRTLEHQTRTVETRPRTHESRPKTAVHRGRSPHHRETISQNQQSSFEMGQRSPQPHIYLGSKDDSENDDESVLLYPELILSPQERPPVTPSRKGYETPTKQEERFEQLDEPASSDDDKFSFVDDDDHDDKQDKEPPELPDESQRFSLSEISRMKGIITIKKSDEIQSIVSDSIVSVGDYRVRASVSATLYQILDKHGDIASGSKLHSLATRSYYLEMLASVVFELQTTPLRHLKESRVVEMLAIVRDVESVKIKAGWLTPVLEEIVEAVKHYDQHERSRVEREVWEGEVLLVRQEMEREGKELKEKEKKLKEWRERTTEMAGKLGSLDMRRARLDKSLALLSSKVDKFQGKYVLL; from the exons ATGGAATTGGTGTCTGGGAAAGTAATTCAAGGTTGCTCCAACGCAGGCAATCCTTTCCATGAGTGTACTGCTATTTGTTTAGATAAATTAAACTCCGTGGATCATGTCTacaagaaggagaagaagctttTTG GGTTTGGTAAGAGAACTCCAAGTAGGGACACTCCTCCAGGCAGCCCGGCTCGTGGAAGCAGATCGCCTCTGCCCAGCTTTTTCGCCGCCAAAAAGAAGGTTGAGTCAAACAGTCCATCTTCCACTGATCACACCAATAATAACTTCTTCAGCCGCCTTTCCCCGCTACATGGACTCCCATCCCAACTCAAGAACGAGACTGCAACCAGTGTGGACTCGCTCCCCATGTCTCCTACTCTGGCTGGATATTTAGGAGGAGACTATTTTGCAAGAAAG CGTGGTGGTGAGGATGATGATATGTACTctccaaggccttttggaattCGTCCTAAGACGCCTGAACACCCTCTTAGGACGCCTCAGCATAGGCCCCGTACACCCCAACGCGTCTCTGATACTAGGCCGTGGGCGCACCAAGAGGATCCAATTTCCCTAGAAACTAGGCCAAAGACGCCCATACATGAGTCTTCTGCAATAGGACGGAGGCCCCAAACACCAGAAACTAGGAAGCAGACTGCACAACATAGGGGGAGGTCGACTGAGTTCATGGCAAGATCCCCCGGGCCAAGGTCCAAGACCCCAGAGCCTCAACCTACCTACTTTGAACCATCCTCAAGGACACCGAAAATGCGGTCCAAGACTCCAGAGCCCAGTACTAGGGTACCACAAACTCAGCCCATATCCCACAGATCTCTTGACAGTGCTGAAACTAGGCCTAGGACGCTGGAACACCAGACCAGGACCGTAGAAACAAGGCCAAGAACACATGAAAGTAGGCCGAAGACTGCAGTCCATAGAGGAAGATCACCTCATCACAGAGAGACGATCTCACAAAATCAACAAAGTTCCTTTGAGATGGGTCAAAGATCACCTCAGCCCCACATTTATCTTGGGAGCAAAGATGACTCGGAGAACGATGATGAATCAGTTCTACTCTATCCAGAACTTATATTGTCACCTCAAGAAAGGCCACCCGTTACG CCTAGTCGCAAGGGATATGAAACTCCTACCAAACAAGAAGAACGTTTCGAACAACTTGATGAGCCCGCAAGCTCAGATGACGATAAATTTTCATTtgtggatgatgatgatcacGACGATAAGCAAGACAAGGAGCCTCCAGAGCTCCCAGATGAATCACAGAGATTCAGTCTCTCAGAAATCTCCCGCATGAAAGGAATAATAACAATAAAGAAAAGTGACGAGATCCAGTCCATTGTATCTGACTCTATTGTTTCTGTGGGAGACTACAGAGTCCGAGCGAGCGTCTCGGCCACTCTTTACCAAATCCTCGACAAGCACGGCGACATTGCATCCGGTTCTAAACTGCATTCGCTTGCCACGCGATCCTACTACCTCGAGATGCTTGCCTCCGTTGTTTTCGAACTCCAGACGACGCCCTTGAGGCATCTCAAGGAGTCCCGCGTGGTGGAAATGCTAGCGATTGTTAGAGACGTTGAGTCGGTGAAAATCAAGGCGGGTTGGCTCACGCCCGTCCTGGAGGAAATAGTCGAGGCGGTGAAGCACTACGACCAGCACGAGAGGAGCAGAGTGGAGAGAGAGGTGTGGGAAGGGGAAGTGTTGCTTGTGAGACAAGAAATGGAGAGAGAGGGGAAggagctgaaggagaaggagaagaaactgAAGGAGTGGAGAGAGAGAACGACGGAGATGGCTGGGAAGTTGGGTAGTCTTGATATGAGACGAGCGCGTCTTGACAAGAGCTTGGCGCTTTTGAGTTCCAAGGTGGACAAGTTTCAGGGTAAATATGTTCTCTTGTGA
- the LOC103842566 gene encoding mediator of DNA damage checkpoint protein 1 isoform X1 has product MSTRRRRSFLVCKTVFSFFLSVFCLLTGSKLPSRLSDETLFYFCQGFGKRTPSRDTPPGSPARGSRSPLPSFFAAKKKVESNSPSSTDHTNNNFFSRLSPLHGLPSQLKNETATSVDSLPMSPTLAGYLGGDYFARKRGGEDDDMYSPRPFGIRPKTPEHPLRTPQHRPRTPQRVSDTRPWAHQEDPISLETRPKTPIHESSAIGRRPQTPETRKQTAQHRGRSTEFMARSPGPRSKTPEPQPTYFEPSSRTPKMRSKTPEPSTRVPQTQPISHRSLDSAETRPRTLEHQTRTVETRPRTHESRPKTAVHRGRSPHHRETISQNQQSSFEMGQRSPQPHIYLGSKDDSENDDESVLLYPELILSPQERPPVTPSRKGYETPTKQEERFEQLDEPASSDDDKFSFVDDDDHDDKQDKEPPELPDESQRFSLSEISRMKGIITIKKSDEIQSIVSDSIVSVGDYRVRASVSATLYQILDKHGDIASGSKLHSLATRSYYLEMLASVVFELQTTPLRHLKESRVVEMLAIVRDVESVKIKAGWLTPVLEEIVEAVKHYDQHERSRVEREVWEGEVLLVRQEMEREGKELKEKEKKLKEWRERTTEMAGKLGSLDMRRARLDKSLALLSSKVDKFQGKYVLL; this is encoded by the exons ATGTCTacaagaaggagaagaagctttTTGGTATGCAAaactgttttttctttctttctttctgtatTCTGTTTATTGACTGGGTCAAAGTTGCCATCAAGACTTTCTGATGagactttgttttatttttgtcaagGGTTTGGTAAGAGAACTCCAAGTAGGGACACTCCTCCAGGCAGCCCGGCTCGTGGAAGCAGATCGCCTCTGCCCAGCTTTTTCGCCGCCAAAAAGAAGGTTGAGTCAAACAGTCCATCTTCCACTGATCACACCAATAATAACTTCTTCAGCCGCCTTTCCCCGCTACATGGACTCCCATCCCAACTCAAGAACGAGACTGCAACCAGTGTGGACTCGCTCCCCATGTCTCCTACTCTGGCTGGATATTTAGGAGGAGACTATTTTGCAAGAAAG CGTGGTGGTGAGGATGATGATATGTACTctccaaggccttttggaattCGTCCTAAGACGCCTGAACACCCTCTTAGGACGCCTCAGCATAGGCCCCGTACACCCCAACGCGTCTCTGATACTAGGCCGTGGGCGCACCAAGAGGATCCAATTTCCCTAGAAACTAGGCCAAAGACGCCCATACATGAGTCTTCTGCAATAGGACGGAGGCCCCAAACACCAGAAACTAGGAAGCAGACTGCACAACATAGGGGGAGGTCGACTGAGTTCATGGCAAGATCCCCCGGGCCAAGGTCCAAGACCCCAGAGCCTCAACCTACCTACTTTGAACCATCCTCAAGGACACCGAAAATGCGGTCCAAGACTCCAGAGCCCAGTACTAGGGTACCACAAACTCAGCCCATATCCCACAGATCTCTTGACAGTGCTGAAACTAGGCCTAGGACGCTGGAACACCAGACCAGGACCGTAGAAACAAGGCCAAGAACACATGAAAGTAGGCCGAAGACTGCAGTCCATAGAGGAAGATCACCTCATCACAGAGAGACGATCTCACAAAATCAACAAAGTTCCTTTGAGATGGGTCAAAGATCACCTCAGCCCCACATTTATCTTGGGAGCAAAGATGACTCGGAGAACGATGATGAATCAGTTCTACTCTATCCAGAACTTATATTGTCACCTCAAGAAAGGCCACCCGTTACG CCTAGTCGCAAGGGATATGAAACTCCTACCAAACAAGAAGAACGTTTCGAACAACTTGATGAGCCCGCAAGCTCAGATGACGATAAATTTTCATTtgtggatgatgatgatcacGACGATAAGCAAGACAAGGAGCCTCCAGAGCTCCCAGATGAATCACAGAGATTCAGTCTCTCAGAAATCTCCCGCATGAAAGGAATAATAACAATAAAGAAAAGTGACGAGATCCAGTCCATTGTATCTGACTCTATTGTTTCTGTGGGAGACTACAGAGTCCGAGCGAGCGTCTCGGCCACTCTTTACCAAATCCTCGACAAGCACGGCGACATTGCATCCGGTTCTAAACTGCATTCGCTTGCCACGCGATCCTACTACCTCGAGATGCTTGCCTCCGTTGTTTTCGAACTCCAGACGACGCCCTTGAGGCATCTCAAGGAGTCCCGCGTGGTGGAAATGCTAGCGATTGTTAGAGACGTTGAGTCGGTGAAAATCAAGGCGGGTTGGCTCACGCCCGTCCTGGAGGAAATAGTCGAGGCGGTGAAGCACTACGACCAGCACGAGAGGAGCAGAGTGGAGAGAGAGGTGTGGGAAGGGGAAGTGTTGCTTGTGAGACAAGAAATGGAGAGAGAGGGGAAggagctgaaggagaaggagaagaaactgAAGGAGTGGAGAGAGAGAACGACGGAGATGGCTGGGAAGTTGGGTAGTCTTGATATGAGACGAGCGCGTCTTGACAAGAGCTTGGCGCTTTTGAGTTCCAAGGTGGACAAGTTTCAGGGTAAATATGTTCTCTTGTGA